The Erigeron canadensis isolate Cc75 chromosome 1, C_canadensis_v1, whole genome shotgun sequence genome segment AAATAGTGAATTACTAAATGCAGGCTTTCAGGAGCAGCTTAATGATACCAATACATAGCATCTTGGCTTCTTGTTTGATTTACCAGGTTTGTAGTTTTACCCCTCTTTACCTGCGATACTAAACTTTTCAGATCAAATAAATTGCTTTTCAACTGCTGAACTTTGCACAGATAACATTAAGATACAAAAGTGAGAAATGGTATTGGTGAATTAGTTATTAAATTGTGTCAATTTTCTGTTTAGAAAGTAGAGAACCAATGCATTTTGTGAAACTCATCGTGCAACTATTTTATGCAGGCATGGGTACTTGAGCGTGCGAATTACACCCAGGTAATACTTAGTGACAATTGTTATAGATTAAAGGTGGAAATTTTAACCTACTTATATGGAAATGAGTCAACTCCAAATTTACTTAATTAGTAGTCAAATGggctaattatatataagttggTAAAAACTGAATTGGTCAAATGGGTCTAATTCTCAAAAATCATTACACATGCATTTAATTGTAAATAAGTAACACTCAATCTCGTCTTCTGccggttttgggtcccaatactgTCTTGGACGGTGTATGACAGacgttaagatgtagacaaccttaccctcTACCTAAGGTAGAGAGGCTACTTGCCTACTTCCAtgttctaccaaaggtagaaaaggacctctaGCCTTGTTGGGAATGAGATCGAACCCTTGATCTCTCTTTCCAGAGACAAGGCTCCAACCACTTGCTCCAACCCAGCTGAATGTTAAACATGTATTTAAATACCTATATCGACCCGCCTGTTTTTGCCACATTTAAAATTCAGAATTCAATTACCAAATATCAATCACGAGTTTATAGATCAGTATATTTTATAGTGAGTTGTGTTACATGCAGTGAAAGCTGCATGCATCTTATACGTGATCTAACAATCCTAGTACTTCCGCTTGTTATCTTACAGGAGGCGATAGCAGCGTACTACCGTTTTGTATGGAATCTATTCTATTCAGAGTACATTATCTTTCCTTTCAtctgatttatatttttttgggaCTCTTCTATAtgtaatgtatttttcattatattaagTGATGTGCAGCCAAATGAAGGCTTAATGTAAGAGTTATCTGAACTAcaaatgtaaaatattttaatccGAAAGAGAGATGAAAGTTTACTTCTTGTTCAGTGATCTCTGGATCAGTAAATCAAATGGATTTTGTAACTCCTCCAAAGTCGAAAATGATGGACTACTAGGATATCTTTTTGGTTCAAATAAAAACCATGGTAAAGGATATTGGTAGCCTAATGCCCCCAAAGCTTGAAAGCAAGGTACTACTTGGGTACCCTTCGGGTTCAACTAGAAACCTTAGCAAAAGGATATTAGTAGCCCACAACTTTCAGTTTACAAGGCCTTAAACTTTTTATCTCATACTAATGTGGGATGGGTTCTTACAAAAATGATCAAAACTATTGTAACAGGATTTCACAAGTCATCAGTAGAGTGAAAATAGGCAAACACacatattattagaaaataaaTTCTATACCGAAATTCCTAGTCTAGAGTTTCAAGATTTCTCTTATAATttcaatcaaaatcaaatgttcTCATGGTGGTTCTATATGGAAAAAGCTTACATTATCCATGGAATAGCTTTTCCTCCTTCTATCACTTCTATCTCGACTCCCACCATTCCTACAATTCAATCTCCCAGATGAACACACTTCTTCTAAAGCTCGTAACTGTAGCTCTGATGGGTAGTCCCGTACACACCCTATTCGCGGACCTGCTCCTGTTGACCATTGGCAACTAAGATGCTTAGCCAACTGAAAAGACTTCTTCTCTTTATGTGAGTTTATTCTATTCATAATCTTCTCTTGTGGGATTGGATCAACATATGCTTCTTCCCCAAAATCAAAAAGATTCCGCTTGGATACCATGAGTTTGATACTTGACAACAATTCATCTGCgatttcatcatcattatctgAGGAGCTAGCAGATTCGGTTTCGGGGTTAAGTTTGGTCTCAGGTTCGTTCTTCTTGAAAGCCAAAATGATATCTTCTTTTTTTGGGATTTCGAGCGATGTGATTTTTGGCTTTGAATGTCTGGAAAATCTTGGTGGTTTAGAATCTTTGTTGTTGTAGTATTTGTGTTCGGTTTCTTCTTTAGCCCGAGAGAAATCAGGCTCGGATACACAATTTCGCATCTCGTATCCGGTCACCTTCTCATCAGGAACATCTTCCTCATCATCTGGGCTTTTCTGCATAACAAATGCCCCTTTTAGATCTTTAACTTTCAAACATATGAATAAATAACCATCTTTAGGCTATCATGAGGATTTTTATCTGTTTAAAATGTAGTGACATGGTGTTTAGATAATTAGATTTGCAATTTGGAACTGATAATCTTATTAATGGGAATGTCTTCTGATATCCAGTCTGCTTCCTGGTTGCATAATCAGTTTTTAGGTAGAGTTGCAACAAAACTGTATTAGCCAGATTTGCCGCATCTGATTATGGCAACTTGAAACAACATAAAGACATCCTAGCTCTATCTtgcaaaacattgatttaaatttaaaattcagACCCATTATTTGCTTCTGATTATTGAATGTTATGATCATTTTCTGAATACCCACATACAAATGCCCACTGAATTCCAAAAACCCACACGGCCACACCCATATGATAAATAGCGTTTTTGTTATAGGCCATTATAACAGAAATGATCTAGAGCATAatacaacctttttttttctttttattgcaTGAGGTACAAGGGACTAGAATGCTTGATCATTTAAGTATGCTAGTTACATACCTTGATAGTTTCGACATTGATACAGTGTTGCTCAAGAAACAACATGAAGGCATCAAAGTTTTCTTCAGTTGGTAGGTAATGTCCACTGTGAGGCCAGACAGCCTATTGACGTGAAGAAACTAATATTAACCACATTTCAAGATTGTAATCCTAACAATCTTAAAGAGTAATTCTGGATCTTAGTTATAAGTAGATATGACAATTTGAACCATCAGGTTATGAATGGTCACTTTGGATAGAAATTATATCTTCATCAGGTCAAAAGggtaaagtaaaaaataaaagaaaaatgggtCAAACGTCACCGGGTGTCTACTTGTAATGCATAAAATATCCTACGCCGTTTATTAAGAAAGCCATATAAGATACtcatttaaatcaaaatttgacACCAGCTATTTTTACAGAAATATGAAGAAAATTGGAAAGAGTTTTGGGGGACCTATCTCCGCCGGTACCAAAAAGTTACCTGGTTTGACTCATTAGCCAACCCGCCCATTCTCCCACTGATATTATATAGACACACCTTTAGAATTCCATCTATAATCACCAATCGTCCGGCAGACAATGTAGCTCCACCAGCCAGAAAACTTGAATGTTGAAATTTACCTTTGCGTTTCATCCCAACATACAAAATACTTGATGTGCTAAGCACAAATATCCACTTGGCATTGGTAGGGCCCGCTCTTGTGTCAATAAGCTTCCTGCTCAGCTTGTAAATAAACTTACCATCCTCCACTGTAGCTTCATAAGCCTCCCGTTCTATctgaaaatgaaatatataaagaaGTTGAATTCTTGTGTTGATTTTAGCATATACGAGTACTGCTTAAGAAAATGACAACTGCTTAAACAAATCTACAAGACTTACAGGACTTAGATACTTGATGCATTGTTGTAGAAGCTTTAAGCGTGGACATTTTTCCAGACTGACTTCTTTCCCTTCCCCTATGTCAAGCCTAGGGTTGTCATAAACTGTGCAGTTTAGCCAACTTGATCTGCATTTTTTTGAGGTGGCAATGGGTggggcgggttgggtaatgggtcaactCACAGTTAAAAAGGACCAGTACGGGTTGGGTTGATCCGGAAAAGTTAACGTGTTAATAACGATTACAAAGACAAATGTAATTACAAAAATTATTGTAGTTTTTTGAATATAACAATCCAAGAGGTTGGAtgtattaatatatactatttGAAATATACACAACCCAGACAGGCATAACGTATAACCAAATTGCCAcctttagtgttttttttatgtCGGTCAGATTCAGACTTACCAATAGAAAAAGGGTTGTTTGCTTTGGCAATGAAGCCATTTGACATAATAAaaatgaagattatgaccataGCGATGACGGGGATCAATCTGTTTCCACAAAATGAAATATAATCACTAGATATAATcacaaaaaaagaaattagATTCGTCAAGAGTAAAAAGACTTACTGCCTCGAGCCAATGCTGTAAGGCAAGTTTACACGCCTTTGCATGTTGTGACGATCCTTTCCCAACCTAAAATTGGACGAATAAGATGATTAGGAATATAAAAATACACTTTAGGTGAATTTCGACTCAGTAGACCCGTTCTGCCATTTTGACCTTTTTCTTTATCAGCAATTTTTTTACGTGTTTGATCCATTAGAGATGAGGCATAACCTATTCCACTATCACAAGTAATAGGAACAAAACCTGCAACTCTGTAAGAAATATGTACCTTTGCGGCTCTAGTTCTTGCTCTTGACCAACGTGAAACAGCGGTCTCtggtttttcaatttcaaagaATGATACTGAGCTACACTTTAGTACAGCAAAATCTAACAGCTTCCACCTGTAAAATAAGAGGTCGAAATACTATCAATAACTCAGCAACCCCACTTCATAGATCTTGTAATCTACATATAAGCGTTGGTACCCGGTTTTAGTATAACAAAGGTACTAACCATCTATGTTCAACTAGTATTGCACAATCAGCTAGCTGTCTTCTGGTTCTGAaacttttatatgttttctGCAACTTTAATGCTGCAAGGTTACGGTTTGTAAGGGGCTCGGGCAATGGGGATTCTGGCATAAGTAAGTTTGGTTCTGGCATTACATTATCAAAGGTTTTTGCAGGCAAAGCTTCGTCTTTTGTAGAAGAGGACACGTCAAGGGGAATGACACTTTCCATTTTCCTCTCGTTAAAGCTTAAAGATCCCCGCAGAACCATCTTTCTGGGATCACCGATTTCATAACGGATTTAAGGCGAGTCAAGTCATTGATATTTACAAATGCAGTATTATTTGCATAAATTAACTGAGGTTTTAGGTATGTATGAGATCAGCAATCTTTTCTTTAGTATCCTGATACATGAAAGATAGACATTTTAAGAACAAAAATATAACTTGATCATGAATGTCAACTTTTAAGATAGCTCATTAATAGTAAAAAAATGTTAGGTGAAACATCCATATCTTTGTTCCCCAACTAGATTTATATTCATGTAAGGTCCCACTAAATAGCTGTTTATTCATTACAAAAGGCCAAAAAATGCATGCTTAAGAACCCACTAATAAATGACTGTTAGATAgctaaatgaaattaaatacaaCAGATAAGAGCAAAAGATATGGCAGTCGTCAATCGCACACACAGGAGTGTGTGACCTTCACACCGGGGAGGGGATGAGGCCGGTTGCGACCTGAAGAGTGTGAGTAGACCCCACTtcaatttttgaaatatttatttagtGATGTTGAGTGAGCGTGATGTGGTGTGCGAGGTATGTAAGCCAAGTGCCAAACAAGAATCCTACAACTAGTGCTGGACACCTTGACATAGGTATTAGCTCAATGCATGATGTAATGGTAGAGGTGCGAAAAAGTGGAAGATTTAGGTTATGCTTGCTACAACAGCAAAATTAACAAATACTCGTAACATATACATATGCACACACTATATATTATACGATTTGATCAACATAAGATGTCATAGGAATACATCGTCGTCAAATTTTAGGCCATCAAGAATTAATTCTAAACCAAAATACACGATTATAATCACCCACCTAAACATTTCCTATcagaaattaaaaattttaacacCCATTTGGAAATTTCAACAATAAATCATAAGAAAACATCAAATGAGAGGCAATTATTACCAGTTTTTTTGAGCGTTAGATGAGACAGAATGGGCTTTTATGttacacacacaaatacacagAGATAGAGAGTATGGGTGAAAAAGTGGCGTTTAATGTTGGGGCAATGTATTATATTACCTGCAAGCTAGTGGTATATACGATCAAGATTAATTATATGAGGGCACACACAGACTACGACAATGATAGATGAAACAATTGAATTGGAGTGCTTCCAACCACGTGGCACTGATGATAGCTGACTTGTTTTGGTTGCAGTATAGTGAAAATTCAAAGgacattatatgttttttttttaactcgtGTTacatatgtgtttttattttaagattttgttTAACTCGTGTCTTGATACATATGTTTTTCTACGGAGATTGTTGGACCTTCCTTCAACCGACTGATCGACATAATTTTTTACATCCGATAATCTAAATCATGTAGTAggtaaaaagatataatttaaaTCGATACCTCTAAATCATGTAATAGTacgttaaaaataaaagatatactcgtataaaCTTTGAGGGTCAATGGTGTGGACGGTATGGTATGCCGGTACCAAAAATaatagggaagtgatattcgtaccactgTTTCTGATTGatgtaccacaatgtacaagttttacaaCTGACTGTACAAGCCAGTATTACATAAGTATGGTACATCAATCAAAAcaaatggtacgaatatcacttcccaaaaTAATAAGCGGCATTGCCATTCCTTCCTAGCGGTACCGTAAATGCTATTATTGGTTCGTGTTAAATatctatttctattttaaaattttgttaactCGTGTTGTCATACATATGTTTTTCTACCGACTTATGATTGGATTATTTGACTTATATGCCATATATCTAATTTAAATACAAAACCTTAATTATTGTTCCTCATATTTTCACTCCGTAAAATCGAACCGATGAAAAATAATAGTTTGAAGTTTTGTGTAAGTATTAATGGGATATGCACTTGTACTGCACCTGCATAATCGTTCTCCCATACTTTTATTTTGGGACTGCATGTCAAGAAGCTTTGGGAGTTTAAAAGCATcgacttttaaaaataagtcaTTTTTAAAATGGTATCCTTGTATGCATTATAGATTAAAAGCCTggtgtttggttcacaaaatacTTTGAGAAAGAATATAATATGAAGAAATGAAATTTAacataatgatttttatttttataagaaaatgaaATCCCCAAGAAATGGAGATTTCATCACATGATGGAATGCTTATATTCCGTTGGGATGAAATCCTTTAATTTTAAACAatcaaacacactaaggaatgaaattcaattttaattttattagatTTTATCAAATTCTATAAACCAAACGTGACCTTAGCCTCAAAACAGTACTAAAAGTCTAAAAAGTTCTTTAAGAATTAAGATCAAAGCTTTTAAATAAAAGAGCGAAATAAAATCTCTAACTCCTAATTCTATCCCCAAACACCTAACCGCATCTCTAGATCGAAGTTGTGCCAAACATAGGGACACCGGACACATatcctttatctttttctttttggccCTTTTTCATCGCATGGGACAAACACATGAGGGGATGAAATAATCTTGTGAATAATAAGATTGTTTGAGGGCTTAAAAAGAAATAGTATTAACATCATGGACTACAACTAACAACTTATCTATATTATCATGTAAAGCAAACTGTCCTTCCCCTCTAAGTAATTAAGAACTTGAAATGATCATAttactctttttatttattcactaatttaaacatctttatctatatacctataatactcttaataaaataaactacaacatagattctccaatccttaaataaccatattaacccttaccgcCGACATCATCGCCACAATTGCCGCAGCCACACCTTTATCGTTACCACCATCatcgctgcatcgcgcgggcaaCCCGTCTCGTAAGATAGAAGCTTCTCGAAAACAAAGTTGTCAAAATAAATCCACATCACCCCCAAATCCATCATTTTTATCGAATTTGATTCATAAGCAAATAATTAGTAAAGGTACTCATCGATCAAATCTTTATAATAATCCAAAAAGGTATTCTTTTGATCCTTTCTCTCTAATCCTCAAATAATCGTTAATGATAGTAATTTGTTATCTGTTTACTGATTCCAATATTTTGTTACTGCATGCTAGAATTCCGATAATTATAGAATTTATACTGTATTTATGAAATCGTTTGCGTCTGATCGAttagattttattgatattttc includes the following:
- the LOC122608209 gene encoding IQ domain-containing protein IQM6-like, which encodes MVLRGSLSFNERKMESVIPLDVSSSTKDEALPAKTFDNVMPEPNLLMPESPLPEPLTNRNLAALKLQKTYKSFRTRRQLADCAILVEHRWWKLLDFAVLKCSSVSFFEIEKPETAVSRWSRARTRAAKVGKGSSQHAKACKLALQHWLEAIDPRHRYGHNLHFYYVKWLHCQSKQPFFYWLDIGEGKEVSLEKCPRLKLLQQCIKYLSPIEREAYEATVEDGKFIYKLSRKLIDTRAGPTNAKWIFVLSTSSILYVGMKRKGKFQHSSFLAGGATLSAGRLVIIDGILKAVWPHSGHYLPTEENFDAFMLFLEQHCINVETIKKSPDDEEDVPDEKVTGYEMRNCVSEPDFSRAKEETEHKYYNNKDSKPPRFSRHSKPKITSLEIPKKEDIILAFKKNEPETKLNPETESASSSDNDDEIADELLSSIKLMVSKRNLFDFGEEAYVDPIPQEKIMNRINSHKEKKSFQLAKHLSCQWSTGAGPRIGCVRDYPSELQLRALEEVCSSGRLNCRNGGSRDRSDRRRKSYSMDNVSFFHIEPP